A genomic segment from Elusimicrobiota bacterium encodes:
- a CDS encoding SGNH/GDSL hydrolase family protein, whose amino-acid sequence MSVKRQRLIKYSLIIYAFLFISLSFVSCGKAPGFAKEIKVLFIGNSLTFVNDLPGLTAGLARSRNFKMEYESYAPGGYTLSQHAGDPRLLEKINKGGWDFVVLQEQSEMPAYPWAQTEVLPYAQTLSRLIRNANPRAQIAFYMTMARKNGEQRDIRNFPEIGTYEGMQRKLNDSYDQMARENQGLAVPVGPAWENVRSQNPSLNLYADDVHPNLTGTYLAACVFYSALFKDSPEGLPHPPQIDDGTAKFLQKAAGDALTPEAK is encoded by the coding sequence ATGAGCGTTAAAAGACAGCGCCTGATAAAATACAGCCTGATAATTTACGCGTTTTTATTTATTTCATTGTCTTTTGTGTCGTGCGGGAAAGCCCCCGGCTTCGCCAAAGAAATAAAAGTTTTATTTATCGGGAACAGTCTGACCTTTGTAAATGATCTGCCGGGGCTTACCGCCGGCCTGGCAAGATCCCGTAACTTTAAAATGGAATATGAATCGTACGCTCCGGGCGGATATACATTATCCCAGCATGCCGGGGACCCGCGCCTTTTGGAAAAAATAAATAAGGGAGGATGGGATTTTGTGGTTTTGCAGGAACAAAGCGAAATGCCGGCGTATCCCTGGGCGCAGACGGAAGTGCTGCCCTATGCCCAAACGCTTAGCCGGTTGATCAGGAATGCGAACCCGCGGGCGCAAATAGCCTTTTATATGACTATGGCCAGAAAAAACGGCGAACAGCGGGATATCCGGAACTTCCCGGAAATAGGCACGTATGAGGGAATGCAGCGAAAATTAAACGACAGTTATGATCAGATGGCCCGGGAGAACCAGGGGCTTGCCGTCCCGGTGGGGCCCGCCTGGGAAAATGTCCGGTCGCAAAACCCGTCGCTCAATTTATACGCCGACGATGTGCATCCGAACCTTACGGGAACATATCTGGCCGCCTGCGTATTCTATTCGGCCCTTTTTAAAGACAGTCCCGAGGGACTGCCGCATCCTCCGCAGATAGACGACGGTACCGCGAAGTTTTTGCAGAAAGCGGCGGGCGATGCCCTGACTCCCGAAGCGAAATGA
- a CDS encoding PhnD/SsuA/transferrin family substrate-binding protein, which produces MFDTGINRQAVYKSAAFCILTALVLAGCARRKEATVGTPGNPLVVLLSAPYIPSDSRKSLDFIERYLSTNTAMSVEVRTAEDSVDAIEQFGAKKADAGILTLDEYLVAREEHAVHADLQVLRGKGASKYEGVILVRAEDKIKDVSGLAGKKISFSNPYSVSGFLLPSIYLKKAGVQILPGFAASHDVSIQKLIQGEVDAAATYYNMALRNPKLRILAKTGTVPNEPVIARNGLLPAKRKAIMAAFETLGNTPEGRDALSHIADITGFVPVKEESYRQTHELILSAGKSVYDLLPEGWHIQRLNQPYFPADR; this is translated from the coding sequence ATGTTTGACACCGGTATTAACAGACAGGCTGTTTATAAATCCGCGGCGTTCTGTATTCTTACGGCGCTAGTGTTAGCCGGCTGCGCCCGCAGAAAAGAGGCAACGGTCGGCACTCCGGGAAATCCACTGGTAGTGCTTTTATCCGCGCCGTACATCCCGTCCGATTCCCGAAAGTCGCTGGACTTTATTGAGCGGTATCTCAGCACTAACACGGCGATGAGCGTTGAAGTCAGAACGGCCGAGGATTCCGTTGATGCCATAGAACAATTCGGCGCAAAAAAGGCCGACGCCGGCATCTTAACGCTGGACGAGTATCTTGTGGCCCGCGAGGAGCATGCTGTCCACGCGGACCTTCAGGTACTGCGCGGCAAGGGCGCCTCAAAATATGAAGGCGTTATACTGGTGCGCGCCGAAGATAAAATAAAAGATGTCAGCGGGCTGGCCGGCAAAAAAATATCTTTTTCCAATCCCTACTCTGTAAGCGGCTTTCTGCTGCCGAGCATCTATTTAAAGAAGGCAGGCGTTCAAATCCTTCCCGGGTTCGCGGCGAGCCATGATGTGTCCATCCAAAAGCTTATACAGGGTGAGGTGGACGCGGCCGCGACGTATTATAATATGGCGCTCCGCAACCCGAAACTGCGTATCCTGGCTAAAACGGGAACAGTGCCGAATGAACCTGTGATCGCCCGCAACGGGCTTCTGCCCGCCAAGCGCAAGGCCATAATGGCGGCCTTTGAAACGCTTGGAAATACTCCGGAAGGCAGGGACGCGCTGTCCCACATCGCCGACATCACCGGCTTTGTCCCTGTAAAGGAAGAGTCCTATCGTCAGACGCACGAGCTTATTCTTTCCGCGGGTAAATCGGTGTACGACCTGCTTCCTGAGGGATGGCATATACAGCGGCTGAACCAGCCTTATTTCCCGGCTGACCGCTGA
- a CDS encoding PilZ domain-containing protein: MKSNDKRRAPRNRHNSVIEIFDAEGKVAASGRLVDFSTVGASFLVGNPIALPEIFWARLRSLKEGMFDVQAWVVWIRREKNATHYGIKFGSLTPVHPSDENS, encoded by the coding sequence ATGAAAAGCAATGACAAGCGGCGTGCGCCGCGGAACAGGCATAATTCGGTTATCGAGATTTTTGACGCGGAGGGTAAAGTGGCCGCTTCGGGCAGGCTTGTCGATTTTTCCACCGTCGGGGCCTCCTTTTTGGTGGGGAACCCTATTGCGCTGCCGGAAATCTTTTGGGCGAGGCTGAGGTCGCTAAAAGAAGGCATGTTCGATGTTCAGGCGTGGGTGGTGTGGATACGCAGAGAAAAGAACGCCACCCATTACGGCATAAAGTTCGGCTCGCTTACCCCTGTGCATCCGTCCGATGAGAATAGCTGA
- a CDS encoding type II toxin-antitoxin system RelE/ParE family toxin, whose protein sequence is MLKNIFYFSDERGRCPVMEFIHSLPPDEQAKVYSYIRELRIQGHNLRRPMADYVTQGLYELRPKANRIFYFFYLKESAVFVHAIRKKTDKLPERDIRLALKRKANMQSFRDAGKLLTEDL, encoded by the coding sequence ATGCTGAAGAATATTTTTTATTTCAGCGATGAGCGCGGACGGTGCCCTGTAATGGAATTCATCCATTCTCTGCCGCCGGATGAGCAGGCAAAAGTCTACTCTTATATACGGGAACTGCGCATACAGGGACACAATCTGCGCCGCCCAATGGCGGACTATGTAACCCAGGGGTTATATGAACTGCGCCCGAAAGCTAATCGGATCTTTTATTTCTTCTATCTTAAGGAAAGCGCGGTGTTTGTGCATGCTATACGCAAAAAAACAGATAAGCTGCCGGAAAGGGATATAAGACTTGCGCTTAAACGAAAGGCAAATATGCAGTCTTTCCGGGATGCCGGGAAATTACTGACGGAGGATTTATGA
- a CDS encoding helix-turn-helix transcriptional regulator, with the protein MKRRIYLKNVEEDLKEQLKDPKFRRAYEYECALVELAQKIAEFRDAYHLKQAELAAKLGVSQQFISQLETGRSKNLTLQTLLKVAASLGRGVHITFPKSPRPTLKIQ; encoded by the coding sequence ATGAAACGCCGGATATATCTGAAAAATGTCGAAGAAGACCTTAAAGAACAATTAAAGGACCCCAAATTCCGGCGGGCCTATGAGTATGAGTGCGCCCTGGTGGAGCTGGCGCAGAAAATAGCGGAATTCCGTGACGCGTATCACCTGAAACAAGCCGAACTGGCGGCCAAGCTGGGCGTATCGCAGCAGTTCATTTCACAACTGGAAACCGGCCGCAGCAAGAATCTAACCCTGCAAACCCTGCTGAAAGTAGCCGCAAGCCTGGGTCGTGGCGTCCACATCACCTTCCCCAAATCTCCCCGCCCAACCCTAAAAATCCAATAA
- a CDS encoding AMP-binding protein — MNIKNTYLFGKTSNKSQWTPAELEEVGLQAQAARPLMRAASRDYITETLAKAGSLFAPGGKYRKTALAHLKENIPFSEPVIEKSLDIIPEILDKHVLVKRMNMELFLPYALEAPVERRGYAGVIRALPKGVVLHVGAGNVFLGILDSMVIGFLTKNVNIVKLSSSGSNFINLFMDALKEADEKGILSKCAAIVSWKGGSQALEAAALKNVNAVFVWGGYDAVQSYRKIAPIDVRVEGFGPKTSVGVVFESCVDNEGMGEVARRAALDASLWDQAACSSLHTLYLIAPAKRHKELAASFLKEARGHFARLARELPQGRLSPDEQAEITRARELARVDAALDAGSYESSAPKTDWTVIYEKDPVYRVSPLNRVLYFKTVETLEEVREKLMPLRGYIQTVGVGGSIERKKVLETLAPAGIARVVKLGKMLEEANGSPHDGIFPMMSLINWVPIEEKPSQLDRLSELVEHARSRSPFYGRHFKGVPRITAIADFAKVPFLEKHHVLENTPPDSADLLTSKVQRGIYFASGGSTGQPKYVFYDQHEYDHTCRMLAYTFEAAGLSEKDVIANLFIAGNLWSSWLSVEKAIAYTKAISVPVGSNLPLENIVQYLEDFSVTAVIGLPSFLVKLAEFVKAKKYKLCVKKIFYGGEYVGEEMVKFFKSVFPGVDVRSGGYASADAGVIGFQCPECVKGQHHLFAISQFIEFVDQDTMAPVKKGDIGELVVTGLSKKHMPIIRYRVGDLGRWVMKPCGCGRKEPLFEILGRCDDRIHVGGAHLFVNDIQNALGKVPELSFNFQVVIEKKGHKDVLKVKVEVKDTGALVRAGKLADLLWTEIEGHCEDLHESVRLKWLDKPVIEVLKPNTIERVLRTGKIRKVIDKRVKV, encoded by the coding sequence ATGAATATCAAAAACACTTATCTTTTTGGAAAGACTTCGAATAAATCACAATGGACTCCTGCCGAACTGGAAGAGGTCGGCCTGCAGGCGCAGGCGGCCCGGCCGCTGATGCGCGCGGCCTCGCGCGACTATATAACCGAAACCCTCGCCAAAGCGGGCAGTCTGTTCGCCCCGGGCGGTAAATACCGGAAGACGGCGCTTGCCCATCTTAAAGAAAACATACCTTTTTCCGAGCCTGTGATAGAAAAGAGCCTGGACATAATACCGGAGATACTGGATAAACACGTCCTTGTAAAGCGCATGAATATGGAGCTGTTCCTGCCTTATGCGCTTGAAGCTCCGGTGGAACGCCGCGGCTACGCGGGGGTGATAAGGGCCCTGCCCAAGGGCGTGGTGCTGCACGTGGGCGCGGGCAACGTGTTTCTGGGGATACTTGACTCCATGGTTATAGGCTTCCTGACCAAAAACGTGAATATCGTCAAGCTTTCCTCCTCCGGCTCCAACTTTATAAACCTGTTCATGGACGCCCTTAAAGAGGCGGACGAGAAAGGCATACTCTCCAAGTGCGCGGCCATCGTAAGCTGGAAGGGGGGCAGCCAGGCCCTGGAAGCTGCCGCGCTTAAAAATGTGAACGCGGTTTTTGTGTGGGGCGGCTACGACGCGGTGCAGTCCTACCGGAAGATCGCCCCTATAGACGTGAGAGTGGAAGGCTTCGGCCCGAAAACCAGCGTGGGCGTGGTCTTTGAAAGCTGCGTGGACAATGAGGGGATGGGCGAAGTGGCCCGCCGCGCGGCGCTGGACGCCTCGCTGTGGGACCAGGCCGCCTGCTCCTCTCTTCACACGCTTTACCTGATAGCCCCGGCAAAAAGGCATAAGGAGCTGGCCGCGTCTTTCCTGAAAGAGGCCAGGGGACATTTCGCGCGGCTGGCCAGGGAACTGCCGCAGGGCAGGTTGTCCCCCGACGAGCAGGCGGAGATAACCCGGGCGAGGGAACTTGCCCGCGTGGACGCGGCGCTGGACGCGGGGTCTTATGAAAGCTCCGCACCTAAAACGGATTGGACCGTGATCTACGAAAAAGATCCGGTCTACCGGGTTTCGCCCCTTAACCGCGTGCTGTACTTTAAAACCGTGGAGACCCTGGAAGAGGTTAGGGAAAAACTTATGCCTCTGCGCGGCTATATACAGACTGTGGGCGTCGGCGGTTCCATTGAGCGCAAGAAGGTGCTGGAAACGCTGGCGCCGGCGGGCATTGCCCGCGTGGTAAAGCTCGGCAAGATGCTGGAAGAGGCCAACGGCTCCCCGCACGACGGCATTTTCCCGATGATGTCGCTGATCAACTGGGTGCCCATAGAGGAGAAGCCGTCGCAGCTGGACCGTTTAAGCGAACTGGTGGAACACGCCAGGTCCCGCAGCCCTTTCTACGGCAGGCATTTTAAGGGAGTCCCGAGGATAACCGCTATAGCCGATTTCGCAAAAGTGCCTTTCCTTGAAAAACACCACGTGCTTGAAAATACGCCGCCGGACAGCGCGGACCTGCTGACCTCAAAGGTGCAGCGCGGAATTTATTTCGCGAGCGGCGGCTCAACGGGCCAGCCAAAATATGTTTTTTACGACCAGCACGAGTATGACCACACCTGCCGGATGCTCGCCTACACTTTCGAGGCGGCGGGCTTGAGCGAGAAAGATGTAATAGCGAACCTTTTTATAGCGGGTAATTTGTGGTCCAGCTGGCTTTCCGTGGAAAAGGCCATTGCCTACACCAAGGCTATTTCGGTGCCGGTGGGCAGCAATCTGCCGCTTGAAAATATTGTGCAGTATCTGGAGGACTTCAGCGTGACGGCGGTTATCGGGCTGCCGTCTTTCCTTGTTAAGCTGGCGGAATTCGTGAAGGCTAAGAAATATAAGCTCTGCGTTAAAAAGATATTTTACGGTGGAGAATATGTGGGCGAGGAGATGGTGAAGTTCTTTAAGAGCGTGTTCCCCGGGGTGGATGTGCGGTCGGGAGGCTACGCTTCGGCGGACGCGGGTGTTATCGGTTTTCAGTGCCCGGAATGCGTTAAGGGACAGCACCACTTGTTCGCGATAAGCCAGTTTATTGAATTTGTGGACCAGGACACTATGGCGCCGGTGAAGAAGGGGGATATTGGGGAGCTGGTCGTTACGGGGCTTTCAAAGAAGCATATGCCTATTATCCGGTACCGGGTGGGGGACCTGGGACGCTGGGTTATGAAGCCGTGCGGCTGCGGGCGGAAGGAACCTTTATTTGAAATTTTGGGGCGCTGCGACGACCGTATTCATGTGGGGGGGGCGCATTTGTTCGTGAACGATATCCAGAACGCTTTGGGAAAGGTGCCCGAACTTAGTTTTAATTTTCAGGTGGTTATTGAGAAGAAGGGGCACAAAGATGTGCTCAAGGTAAAAGTTGAAGTGAAAGATACGGGGGCGCTGGTGAGGGCGGGGAAGCTGGCGGACCTGTTGTGGACTGAGATCGAGGGTCACTGTGAAGATTTGCATGAAAGCGTACGTCTGAAGTGGCTGGACAAGCCTGTCATAGAGGTTCTGAAGCCCAACACAATAGAGCGGGTCCTCCGAACCGGCAAGATCCGCAAGGTAATCGATAAAAGAGTTAAGGTCTAA
- a CDS encoding tetratricopeptide repeat protein — protein MKKILFYSVFLLSCSYAGAYEKIEFKGQITNSAMVKPSAVATAEGRIFVADTKANAVFIFDPAGKLLNKTKAPLATPSGISFGNGKLYVAESDASKIAVLDSEGNALWQFSGSGSAPGQLDSPMGVAFGPDERLYVADTGNARVEIFNSDGIFLYGFPVFKGGNAKFKLSKIVADRAGFIYVSSPDQALIQKYDRTGRLVKEYSMENNAMTVSEYGVVYVVNGKEGKVRELDQNGEVAGTFGTRGKGKSEFLKLSDITLDAAGLLYLCDEGNKKVSIINLEGQLPEMKLEKAAAAGRFNIKGPSSKYAFKAEAFVVRPNGAIVAWLPEGREAARIDASGKKTLLRQGKEQGQVKNPAGFASDSAGRLYVADTGNDRLQIFDASDTFVNSFGESGSKEGNFDSPSGLAVSSKGNIYIADTGNKRMQAFNSDGFFLFTAGPKIGGIILQKPISVSLDNNRNVYILDAGLKKVIVTDASGKFLRIWEDSGDLQNPVALAYDGKGYFYILDKGASNVKVFDENGKFTASFFAKGKGERELLDPQYLAVRGNTLYISDKEGARILAFSLDYIPEAPLLAASVEGAAVKLSWQTKAGPWIKKFVLYRANNPDVEPKLVASPVKPEYSDSGLALNATYYYSVVSVSVTGSTGEMSEPVEVFLEGPQEPAERVQVQSASADGSYTGDAKNMAPMEIVPTELNYIFSANYKHYLKNPVGRVTVKNNTDTAFSNVKLSFYFKDFMDFPTDTVVPEIGPKATAKVDLMATLNNRILSITEDTPVQCQLTLTYYMDGQEKTFQLNKPVKVLSKNAIVWDRAERMGNFITPKDTPVFAFDRYALSNKKKFEKESDLLNENLVTALMVWEALGEHGVSYLSDPTNPYAAIKSSSAKDLSLDTVQFPRTTLKLRSGDCDDLTALFTSMLEASGVHTALLDYPAHISMMFDTGASEAKEVGIPEEYLINYNNTWWVGLETTMVGTNIYDAIVHQADMYKKAGADVRIIDTHAAWSEFEPVTLAETGDEKYDLPNLAERVTGAVDVLMKARYEYFKKYYGNVLRENPSDLDANLNLGILAGQYKDYDEGIKRLNKVLEKDPKNAAAINNLGNISFSLGKYDEARAFYMKAAKADSYDGDIWLNLARTAVKTGNQDDVRTFVDRAAKINPDLKDIGDKLAK, from the coding sequence ATGAAAAAGATCCTTTTTTATTCCGTATTCCTTTTGTCGTGCTCCTATGCGGGGGCTTATGAAAAGATAGAGTTCAAGGGCCAGATAACCAATTCGGCTATGGTAAAACCTTCAGCCGTGGCCACGGCTGAAGGCCGGATCTTCGTGGCCGACACGAAAGCCAACGCCGTTTTTATTTTTGATCCCGCAGGCAAACTGCTGAATAAAACCAAGGCGCCGCTTGCGACGCCCTCCGGGATCTCTTTCGGGAACGGTAAATTATACGTGGCTGAAAGCGATGCCTCAAAGATCGCCGTTTTGGACAGCGAAGGCAACGCGCTTTGGCAGTTTTCGGGTTCCGGTTCCGCGCCCGGCCAGCTTGATTCCCCCATGGGAGTGGCCTTCGGCCCTGACGAGCGCCTTTATGTGGCTGATACCGGCAACGCCAGGGTCGAGATTTTTAATTCCGACGGCATTTTTCTCTACGGATTCCCCGTATTTAAAGGCGGCAACGCCAAGTTCAAACTTTCAAAGATAGTCGCTGACCGGGCGGGATTTATTTATGTCTCGTCTCCGGACCAGGCCCTTATACAGAAATACGACAGGACCGGCAGGCTTGTAAAAGAATATTCCATGGAAAACAACGCCATGACCGTAAGCGAGTACGGCGTTGTGTATGTCGTAAACGGCAAGGAGGGGAAGGTGCGGGAGCTGGACCAGAACGGAGAGGTGGCGGGAACTTTCGGCACCAGGGGCAAGGGCAAGAGCGAATTTCTGAAATTAAGCGATATAACGCTTGACGCCGCCGGCCTGCTTTATCTCTGCGACGAAGGCAATAAAAAAGTTTCCATCATAAACCTTGAGGGTCAGCTGCCGGAAATGAAGCTGGAAAAAGCCGCAGCCGCGGGCCGCTTTAATATAAAAGGGCCTTCCAGTAAATACGCTTTCAAGGCCGAGGCTTTTGTGGTAAGGCCCAACGGCGCGATAGTCGCCTGGCTGCCGGAAGGCCGCGAGGCCGCGCGCATAGACGCTTCCGGCAAAAAAACGCTGCTGCGCCAGGGCAAAGAACAGGGCCAGGTGAAAAACCCCGCTGGTTTCGCCTCCGATTCGGCGGGCAGGCTTTACGTGGCGGACACCGGCAATGACAGGCTGCAGATCTTTGACGCCTCGGACACTTTCGTGAATTCGTTCGGCGAAAGCGGTTCAAAGGAGGGCAATTTTGACAGCCCTTCCGGCCTTGCCGTAAGCAGCAAGGGCAATATATACATAGCCGACACGGGCAATAAGCGGATGCAGGCCTTTAATTCCGACGGGTTTTTTCTGTTCACCGCGGGCCCGAAGATCGGCGGCATTATCCTGCAGAAACCGATCAGCGTGAGCCTGGACAATAACAGGAACGTTTATATTCTGGATGCCGGGCTTAAGAAGGTGATAGTGACCGACGCTTCGGGCAAATTTCTCAGGATCTGGGAGGATTCCGGCGATCTGCAGAACCCCGTGGCGCTCGCCTACGACGGCAAAGGCTATTTCTATATTCTTGACAAGGGAGCTTCAAATGTGAAGGTCTTTGACGAAAACGGCAAATTCACGGCCAGCTTTTTCGCCAAAGGCAAGGGCGAGCGGGAACTGCTGGACCCGCAGTATCTTGCCGTAAGAGGCAACACGCTCTACATTTCAGACAAAGAGGGCGCGAGGATACTCGCCTTCAGCCTGGATTACATACCCGAGGCCCCGCTGCTGGCGGCTTCCGTTGAAGGAGCCGCGGTTAAACTTTCCTGGCAGACTAAAGCCGGCCCCTGGATCAAGAAATTCGTCCTTTACAGGGCCAATAATCCGGACGTGGAACCCAAGCTTGTGGCTTCGCCCGTTAAGCCCGAGTATTCCGACTCCGGTCTGGCTTTGAACGCCACCTATTATTATTCCGTGGTCAGTGTTTCCGTTACCGGTTCCACAGGCGAAATGAGCGAGCCCGTGGAGGTGTTTTTAGAAGGCCCTCAGGAGCCGGCGGAAAGAGTGCAGGTGCAGTCCGCCTCCGCCGACGGCTCATATACGGGCGACGCCAAAAACATGGCTCCCATGGAAATAGTGCCCACCGAGCTTAACTATATATTCTCGGCAAATTATAAGCACTATCTCAAAAACCCGGTGGGCAGGGTGACGGTGAAAAACAACACCGACACCGCCTTCAGCAACGTCAAGCTTTCCTTCTACTTCAAGGATTTTATGGATTTTCCCACCGACACCGTGGTGCCGGAAATAGGTCCCAAAGCCACCGCCAAAGTGGACCTGATGGCTACCCTGAACAACCGCATACTGAGCATCACCGAGGATACGCCGGTGCAATGCCAGTTGACGCTGACCTATTATATGGACGGGCAGGAGAAAACTTTCCAGCTGAACAAGCCGGTAAAGGTTCTGTCAAAGAACGCCATAGTGTGGGACAGGGCGGAGCGCATGGGGAACTTCATCACTCCCAAAGACACCCCGGTGTTCGCTTTTGACCGTTACGCGCTGAGCAACAAGAAAAAGTTTGAAAAAGAATCGGACCTTTTAAACGAAAACCTGGTTACGGCCCTGATGGTCTGGGAGGCGCTGGGCGAGCACGGGGTAAGCTACTTGTCGGACCCGACAAACCCGTACGCGGCTATAAAATCCTCATCCGCAAAGGATCTGTCCCTGGACACCGTGCAGTTCCCCCGCACCACCCTGAAGCTCAGAAGCGGCGACTGCGACGACCTGACGGCGCTGTTCACCTCGATGCTTGAGGCCTCAGGCGTACACACGGCCCTGCTTGATTACCCCGCGCACATATCAATGATGTTCGACACCGGCGCCTCGGAAGCCAAGGAGGTCGGCATCCCTGAAGAATATCTTATAAATTACAACAACACTTGGTGGGTGGGGCTTGAAACCACCATGGTGGGAACTAATATTTATGACGCCATAGTTCACCAGGCCGACATGTACAAAAAAGCCGGCGCGGATGTCAGGATAATAGACACCCACGCGGCCTGGAGCGAGTTCGAACCGGTTACCCTCGCCGAAACGGGAGACGAAAAATACGATCTTCCGAATCTTGCTGAAAGGGTGACGGGGGCCGTTGACGTTCTGATGAAGGCGCGATATGAATATTTCAAAAAATACTACGGAAATGTGCTGCGTGAAAACCCAAGCGATCTGGACGCCAATCTGAACCTCGGTATTTTGGCGGGCCAGTACAAGGATTATGATGAGGGGATAAAGCGCCTGAACAAGGTGCTTGAGAAAGACCCTAAAAATGCCGCAGCCATCAATAACCTGGGCAACATAAGTTTCTCGCTCGGCAAATACGACGAGGCGCGAGCTTTTTATATGAAGGCCGCCAAGGCCGACTCCTACGACGGAGATATCTGGCTGAACCTGGCCCGGACCGCCGTAAAAACCGGAAATCAGGACGATGTCAGAACTTTCGTGGACAGAGCGGCGAAAATCAATCCGGACCTGAAGGATATCGGGGATAAACTTGCAAAATAG
- a CDS encoding succinate dehydrogenase cytochrome b subunit, translated as MDITFIKRLVTTSIGRKALMAVSGLALGIFMLVHLAENLLLFKGEIAYNNWVDLLLTNPVTPFLEWGLAAVFLVHIFFGAWVRLEDWLNAPRGYEARKWQGGRTIGSATQLYTAAAILAYLTYHMLTFKFVDHSIGFYQMVTSAFRSRVFVAVYICGAVALVIHLTHGLQSAFQTLGVNHPKYTPIIKAGGWLVALAMLGFACISVYFLLNLDSGTAANMVVVI; from the coding sequence ATGGATATCACATTTATTAAAAGACTGGTTACAACTTCAATAGGGCGGAAAGCCCTGATGGCCGTTTCCGGGCTCGCGCTGGGAATTTTTATGCTGGTGCACCTGGCCGAGAACCTGCTGCTGTTCAAGGGCGAGATAGCCTATAACAACTGGGTGGACCTGCTGCTTACAAACCCGGTGACCCCTTTCCTGGAGTGGGGCCTGGCCGCGGTATTTCTGGTCCATATCTTTTTCGGCGCCTGGGTGCGCCTGGAAGACTGGCTGAACGCCCCCAGAGGCTATGAAGCCCGGAAATGGCAGGGCGGCCGCACTATAGGCTCCGCCACCCAGCTTTATACCGCCGCGGCAATTCTGGCTTACCTGACATACCATATGCTGACTTTCAAGTTCGTGGACCATTCCATCGGCTTTTATCAGATGGTTACCTCGGCTTTCAGAAGCAGGGTTTTTGTGGCGGTATACATCTGCGGCGCGGTGGCGCTGGTCATACACCTGACCCACGGCCTGCAGAGCGCGTTCCAGACTTTGGGCGTAAACCACCCCAAATATACCCCTATCATCAAGGCAGGCGGCTGGCTAGTGGCGCTGGCTATGCTGGGTTTTGCGTGCATTTCGGTATATTTCCTGCTTAATCTTGACTCAGGAACGGCGGCAAACATGGTGGTGGTTATATAA